ATTTTTTTGTGGCACCTCTCGAGCCTTGAATTGGTAAGGAAAAGAGGTGGTAGCATGGATATTAATATTAACATCAATTTTGATTTTACTCTTGTAGTACCATGGTCAATTACTATGACAGTCACAATTGTACTTACAGTGTACCGTGCTATTAAAGAAAAACAAAAAAAATAAGCCAACTATATTAGTGGTATAGTTAGCTTGACCTAATAAGGTTCGTTTGGTAATCACAATCACGCTGTGAGCCTTTACTCAATAGTCATCAGTTCAGCTTAAGAATCTGATGGCTATTTTTATTATATCTAAATATTAACACATTATGTGCTTGATTATCAATATTAACCTAACTTGATAAATAAACATAATACAATCACGTTTCCGCTAAGAAGGCATTTAATCAATCGCCCCTTTTGGACATTAAAGCACCTTAAAAAGACAGAACGCTAGTTCAAATAATAGTGCTATAAATTATACGTGAGGAGCGATTTAAACAGTATCAAGACAAAAAACTCGTTTCAAAATCCAACCCAAAACCACATAAATACTTCTTATTTTCTTTCAATTCCATAAAGTAAAATAGATAAAGCGATAATTAAAAGCATTGGCTGGATAAAGCTAAATAATAATAAAGCAACAATCGAAGTTACCCAAAAAGAATCTAAATAATATTTACCAAAATTCAAAAAAATTTCTCCTTTTTTATTGACGTTGAGTAAGCTAATTATTCACCTTTATAAATTATATCATAAAAAAACCACCAATTAAGGTGGGTTTATATCTTAAGTAAAGATTTGAATTAATATTCCTATAATACTAATAACTGCTGGTACGGTAATACCTACCCAGAATTTTATTGACGGAATTTTTCTATCTTTAATTTCATCTTTCAAATCAGAAACTGCTTCTTTAATTTGATGTTGAACATTTTCAAACCTTGTATCTAAATGCGCTTTGTGTTCATTAAATTCTGGTCTTGTAATATAATCCATACACATATTACCTACCTCCACTTCTTGAAAACCTAAAGTACCTGTATTTTTATTTCTTGTATATCTTCTAGAATAATCTTTACCGTATTTTTGATATTTAGGATGTAATTAAATATATATTACACTAAGATAAGATTGTATAAAAGATAGAACACGAAAGTGAACATAAAAAAACCCTACCTAGTTTTCCGCTAAGTAGGGTTCTTTGATGTCTATGAAATTTGAGTTAAGTAATTATGCAATCGAGCAAATTAATCATTGTTATGGATTAAATAGTGGAAATAGAATAAAAAAAGCCCCTCCAAAAAGCTTGGACTCATTACATGTAAGAATTATTACCCTACATATTCACGTACTTTAGATATTGTCTTTACATGCTTTGTATAATTATGATATTTATAATAAACATAATTAGTTTTTACAGACCTTCTATGTTTACCTCGCGGTTTAGAATACACTTTTTCTATCCAGAATGCTTGTTTTGCTTTAGTAGATACATAATAAGTTGCTACACCAACCATAACACTAACTGCAACTCCGGCAAATGAAGCTAATATTGAAGCCGCTAAAGATACTCTATTGGTCCTCAAATTGGTAGAGTTTTTTCTTTGATAATTAAACTTGTAACCTGATGATTTAGTTTGTATGTAATTTATATTATTCGAATTAGAAGTACTAGTTTGCTGAACATTTATACTATCTTCACTTTTTTGAGGAGAAACTACATCTTCAGAGTCCTTTGAAATAGTTTCTGTTTCACCAGTTTTTTTATTGATTACTTTAACATTATTATCATCAATTTTATATACTTCAAATTCGACTTTATTATCTTTATTTTTTGTAATTATTTTATTATTAAATTGAACGGCTTTTTCACCATTATTAAATTCTACAGTGTTGCCATTAACTGACTTTACATCTAGTTCGCTTTTTTGGTTTGGGGTTATATTTGCTTCAGAATATATTGGATCTGTAGCAGTAATCAACATAGTCGCAGCTATAGAACAAGTAAAGTATTTATAGTATTTCATAAATTACACGCTCCTTTATTTATCATTTTCTCTATCAAAAATATCTTTCTTAATAAAAAAGTCAAAAAGAATAATTATTATTAATACACCTAAAGGCAAGAGAACATAATGGGTACTTCCATTAGCATAATTAATACGTTGATCATAGTTACTTAAAATAAAATACATTATAATACTGTATATAATTGCAACTAGGATACCAGTTTTATTTCTTTTTCTTTTCTTCATACCACACTCCCCTTTCATCCTATATTCTAAAAATTATTAATACTAAAAATATCATAAGCTAAAATACAATATTTGTATATATATTCCATAATATTGAAATAACCAAAAATAATAAAGAGTTTAATTCATCTGTTATAGTGAAAAATTATAGAGAATGCTGAAAAAGTTAATTTGAGTATGGATTGTATTGTCTAGATAGAGTAAGTTAAACTATGGGTAACAATTGAATAAAGGGGGATAATTATGAAGTTTAGAAATATTCATGCTGAAGATTATAATAATTGTGCTAAAAATTTAGTTTTAGCATATGCAGGTCCACCTTGGCATAATAAATGGACTGAACAAGAAGCGTTACTTAGAATTGAAGCAACAATGAGTGGCTTTAATTCAAGAGGATATGTTATCGAAAATGAAGGTGAAATAATAGCGATGTGTATAGGTCGTATTGACTATTATTTTAGTAACTTTAATCAATTTTGTATTGATGAATTTAATGTTATACCTAATCAACAAGGATTGGGAATCGGAAAAAAATTAATGAACTTTGTTAAAGGTGAGATAAAACGAGAAAATGTAAATAAAATTTTTCTTATTACTGGTGGAGAATCAGCATCGAAATTCTATTCTAATAATAAGTTTGAAATAACGAATGATGGCTTTATGATGGAACTTGAGTTGTAATAAATATGAGTTTTTTATTGTCTTTGAGTTTAAATTTTACTTCTATGTATATAAATAAAAACATC
This portion of the Mammaliicoccus vitulinus genome encodes:
- a CDS encoding GNAT family N-acetyltransferase, whose protein sequence is MKFRNIHAEDYNNCAKNLVLAYAGPPWHNKWTEQEALLRIEATMSGFNSRGYVIENEGEIIAMCIGRIDYYFSNFNQFCIDEFNVIPNQQGLGIGKKLMNFVKGEIKRENVNKIFLITGGESASKFYSNNKFEITNDGFMMELEL